One Mesorhizobium sp. J428 DNA segment encodes these proteins:
- a CDS encoding LysR substrate-binding domain-containing protein, which translates to MTVPLESDLLRTFLAVAETGNVTRAAERVGRTQSAVSMQVRRLEEGVGEALFARGPRGVALTPRGDQLLPYARRVVGLLDETAVAIRTTPLDGPVRIGVPEEWGQTILPRALAAFAERHPAVEVTVRSATSVKQLAALDQDQLDLVVAYVPDRQLEHDVLCVDPTVWAASVGYRLEDRDPVPVALFNDESNWCSRFAIASLQRYGIRYRVAYTSDTLAGLVSVASAGLAIASLSRSVIPSDCRELTAADGFPPIDASRVILKRNPRRSSAAILGMAEMIRKAFQPGEPLR; encoded by the coding sequence ATGACCGTTCCGCTCGAAAGCGACCTTCTGCGCACCTTCCTCGCGGTTGCCGAGACCGGGAACGTCACCCGCGCCGCCGAGCGCGTCGGCCGCACGCAATCGGCGGTCAGCATGCAGGTGAGGCGGCTGGAGGAGGGCGTGGGGGAAGCCCTGTTCGCGCGCGGGCCGCGCGGCGTGGCGCTGACGCCACGCGGCGACCAGCTGCTGCCCTATGCGCGGCGCGTCGTCGGGCTGCTTGACGAGACGGCTGTCGCCATCCGCACCACGCCGCTGGACGGGCCGGTGCGGATCGGCGTGCCGGAGGAATGGGGCCAGACGATCCTGCCGCGCGCGCTCGCAGCCTTCGCCGAGCGGCATCCGGCCGTCGAGGTCACGGTTCGATCGGCCACCTCGGTCAAACAGCTTGCCGCGCTTGACCAGGATCAGCTTGATCTGGTGGTCGCCTATGTGCCCGACCGGCAGCTGGAACATGACGTCCTGTGCGTGGACCCCACGGTCTGGGCGGCGTCGGTCGGCTATCGTCTGGAAGACCGGGATCCCGTCCCGGTGGCTCTGTTCAACGATGAATCGAACTGGTGCTCGCGTTTCGCCATCGCCTCGCTGCAGCGCTACGGCATCCGTTACCGCGTCGCCTATACCAGCGACACGCTGGCGGGCCTCGTCAGCGTGGCCTCTGCGGGGCTCGCGATTGCCTCGCTGTCGCGCAGCGTGATCCCGTCCGACTGCCGCGAGCTGACGGCCGCGGACGGCTTTCCGCCGATCGACGCCTCGCGGGTCATCCTCAAGCGCAACCCGCGCCGTTCGAGTGCGGCCATCCTCGGCATGGCGGAGATGATCCGCAAGGCATTCCAGCCGGGCGAGCCGCTGCGCTGA
- a CDS encoding cytochrome b, whose product MALKSDAIRYGSVARTMHWVTAVAILAMVGSGLAAESASGEAGAVNILRFHVVTGVAVLALTVLRILWWVLADTRPADTAATPRWQALAAHGVHYAFYLIILLLGGSGIGTIVLSGAGSVLFGAGEGALPDFENFAPRGPHGLFAWLLIGLVALHVAAAFYHQFALRDRLLGRMGLGRA is encoded by the coding sequence ATGGCGTTGAAGAGCGATGCAATCCGCTATGGTTCCGTCGCCCGGACGATGCACTGGGTCACGGCCGTCGCGATCCTCGCAATGGTCGGCTCGGGCCTCGCGGCCGAGAGCGCATCAGGCGAGGCGGGAGCGGTGAACATCCTGCGTTTCCACGTGGTGACGGGAGTGGCCGTGCTGGCGCTGACGGTGCTGCGTATCCTGTGGTGGGTGCTCGCCGACACGCGGCCGGCCGACACGGCAGCGACGCCGCGCTGGCAGGCGCTTGCGGCGCATGGCGTGCACTATGCCTTCTACCTGATCATCCTGCTTCTCGGCGGCAGCGGCATCGGAACGATCGTGCTGTCTGGCGCCGGGAGTGTGCTCTTCGGCGCGGGAGAGGGGGCGCTGCCCGACTTCGAGAATTTCGCGCCGCGCGGGCCGCACGGCCTTTTCGCCTGGCTGCTCATCGGCCTGGTGGCGCTGCACGTCGCCGCCGCCTTCTACCACCAGTTCGCGCTCAGGGACCGGCTTCTCGGCCGCATGGGGCTCGGCCGCGCCTGA
- a CDS encoding MarR family winged helix-turn-helix transcriptional regulator has product MTNWAARLLARTIDTRLKPIGMSSGYMPVMFALAHGAALSQRALTEFAEIEQPTMAATLSRMERDGLIRRRPDPEDRRAWLYSLSPEGLEKSIKVREAGREINEAALAGLSEAEREALLAGLAKVVANLETFLGSAKATR; this is encoded by the coding sequence ATGACCAACTGGGCAGCGCGCCTTCTGGCGCGGACGATCGATACGCGGCTGAAGCCAATCGGAATGTCGTCGGGCTACATGCCGGTGATGTTCGCCCTGGCGCATGGCGCGGCGCTGTCGCAGCGCGCGCTGACCGAATTCGCAGAGATCGAGCAGCCGACCATGGCGGCCACGCTGTCGCGCATGGAGCGCGACGGGCTGATCCGGCGCCGCCCCGACCCCGAGGACCGCCGCGCCTGGCTCTATTCGCTGAGCCCGGAAGGCCTGGAGAAGAGCATCAAGGTGCGCGAGGCGGGCCGCGAGATCAACGAGGCGGCGCTCGCCGGCCTGTCGGAGGCCGAGCGCGAGGCGCTGCTGGCGGGCCTGGCCAAGGTAGTTGCAAATCTCGAAACGTTTCTCGGAAGCGCGAAGGCCACGCGATAG
- a CDS encoding LytTR family DNA-binding domain-containing protein, producing MSHGSGQPIPETVSEREIDRRVLHRFLAIAVAFMLAVAAVNASSFVTDAARFGLPVTPVEPWLLEYTSIAVILALMPLLALWERRFPVEPGNWRILVPAHVAGSLVYSGLHVAGMILLRKAVFAVLFERPIDFFDEPLTDLVYEYRKDALTYALALMILTILRAVEELRRDAATARAEARTTGRVTLKSGGRTIMLDAAAVEWARAAGNYVEVRAAGRTHLARSSLGALEEQLGEAGADMARVHRSLLVGRRFVAETAPAGDGDLRIILRDGTELRGSRRFRENLGT from the coding sequence ATGAGCCACGGATCAGGCCAGCCCATCCCCGAGACAGTGTCGGAGCGGGAGATCGACCGCCGCGTGTTGCACCGGTTCCTGGCGATCGCGGTGGCGTTCATGCTGGCGGTGGCGGCGGTGAACGCCTCCTCCTTCGTCACCGACGCGGCGCGGTTCGGCCTGCCGGTCACTCCGGTCGAGCCCTGGCTGCTGGAATATACCAGCATCGCCGTGATTCTCGCGCTGATGCCGCTCCTTGCCCTGTGGGAGCGACGTTTCCCCGTCGAGCCCGGCAACTGGCGCATTCTTGTTCCGGCGCATGTCGCCGGCAGCCTGGTCTATTCTGGCCTGCACGTCGCCGGCATGATCCTGCTGCGCAAGGCCGTCTTCGCCGTCCTGTTCGAGCGGCCGATCGATTTCTTCGACGAGCCGCTGACGGACCTCGTCTACGAGTACCGCAAGGATGCGCTGACATACGCGCTCGCGCTGATGATCCTGACTATCCTGCGCGCGGTCGAGGAATTGCGGCGCGATGCGGCCACTGCGCGGGCGGAAGCGCGGACGACGGGCCGCGTAACGCTCAAATCGGGCGGACGAACCATCATGCTCGACGCCGCCGCCGTGGAATGGGCGCGGGCGGCGGGCAATTATGTCGAGGTTCGCGCGGCCGGCCGCACCCATCTGGCGCGTTCCAGCCTCGGGGCGCTGGAAGAGCAGCTTGGCGAAGCGGGCGCTGACATGGCGCGCGTCCACCGTTCGCTCCTGGTCGGACGCCGCTTCGTCGCCGAGACGGCACCGGCGGGAGATGGCGACCTGCGCATCATCCTGCGTGACGGGACCGAATTGCGCGGCTCACGTCGCTTCCGGGAGAATCTCGGCACGTAG
- a CDS encoding acyltransferase family protein, with protein sequence MPSTAVPGRLHDLDWLRILAFGLLILYHVGMFYVTWGWHVKSTHASPMIEPAMALLNPWRLTLLFLISGIAVRFALDKTSTLPFLRDRTLRLFLPLAFGMAVVVMPQAYVELLSKGEIPPGILSFWSTYLGLPPGPYSIITPTWNHLWYVAYVLVYTIVAALAGPALNRLSAVAARWSGAAEADHTGLLLIGAMALPFLLYSAALDPIFPTTHALVDDWAAHAHYLTAFLLGYLIARDPLFWRAIAQHWRKSALLSVLLGGAIVAARLNLDVCRADPALFLAIRLVRMLYAWTVIVALLGAAQRWLNRPGPTLAYLTQAVFPYYILHQTLIILIGFALLDAGLSASVEAALLVIGTLAGCIVGYEAVRRMGPARILFGLRWPDVSRIKPADVLPASAERPRTREIA encoded by the coding sequence ATGCCTTCAACCGCCGTGCCCGGCCGCCTTCACGATCTCGACTGGCTCCGCATCCTCGCCTTCGGCCTGCTCATCCTCTACCACGTCGGCATGTTCTACGTGACCTGGGGTTGGCATGTTAAGAGCACCCACGCCTCGCCGATGATCGAGCCGGCCATGGCGCTGCTCAATCCGTGGCGGCTGACCTTGCTGTTCCTCATCTCGGGCATCGCGGTTCGCTTTGCGTTGGACAAGACCTCGACACTGCCTTTCCTGCGCGACCGCACGCTGCGCCTGTTTCTACCGCTCGCTTTCGGAATGGCCGTGGTGGTGATGCCGCAGGCCTATGTGGAGCTTCTCTCCAAAGGGGAAATCCCGCCCGGTATCCTCAGCTTCTGGTCGACCTACCTTGGCCTGCCGCCGGGCCCCTATTCGATCATCACGCCGACCTGGAACCATCTCTGGTATGTCGCCTACGTGCTGGTCTACACGATCGTCGCCGCGCTCGCCGGCCCGGCGCTGAACCGCCTGTCGGCCGTCGCTGCGCGATGGTCTGGCGCCGCCGAGGCGGATCACACCGGCCTGCTGCTCATCGGCGCGATGGCCCTGCCCTTCCTCCTCTACAGCGCAGCTCTCGACCCGATCTTTCCGACCACCCATGCGCTCGTCGACGACTGGGCCGCTCATGCCCACTACCTGACCGCCTTCCTGCTCGGCTATCTGATAGCGAGGGATCCTCTCTTCTGGAGAGCAATCGCCCAGCACTGGCGCAAATCAGCTCTCCTGAGCGTGTTGCTGGGCGGAGCAATTGTCGCGGCACGACTGAACCTGGACGTCTGCCGTGCAGACCCCGCGCTCTTCCTGGCGATCCGGCTTGTTCGCATGCTCTACGCCTGGACGGTCATCGTCGCTCTGCTTGGCGCCGCGCAGCGCTGGCTCAACCGCCCCGGCCCCACGCTGGCCTATCTTACCCAAGCCGTCTTTCCGTACTACATTCTCCACCAGACCCTGATCATCCTGATCGGCTTCGCCCTGCTCGACGCGGGCCTGTCCGCATCGGTCGAAGCGGCGCTCCTTGTCATCGGAACCCTCGCCGGTTGCATCGTCGGTTACGAGGCGGTCCGCAGGATGGGGCCGGCGCGGATATTGTTCGGGCTGAGATGGCCGGACGTATCTCGCATCAAACCCGCAGACGTCTTGCCTGCATCTGCAGAGAGGCCACGCACGCGGGAGATCGCTTAG
- a CDS encoding formate--tetrahydrofolate ligase, which produces MAEYKSDIEIARAAKKLPIMKIGAKLGIPEEHLLPYGHDKAKISAEFIASKKGGKDGKLILVTAINPTPAGEGKTTTTVGLGDGLNRIGKKAITCIREASLGPNFGVKGGAAGGGYAQVVPMEDMNLHFTGDFHAITTAHNLLSALIDNHIYWGNELGIDTRRVAWRRVMDMNDRALREIICSLGGVANGYPREAGFDITVASEVMAILCLATDLKDLQKRIGDIIVAYRRDKSPVYARDLKADGAMTVLLKDAMQPNLVQTLENNPAFVHGGPFANIAHGCNSVVATTTALKLADYVVTEAGFGADLGAEKFFDIKCRKAGLKPAAAVIVATVRAMKMNGGVKKEDLGKENVEAVKKGCANLGRHIENVKQFGVPVVVAMNHFVSDTDAEIQAMKDYVASQGSEAILCKHWAHGSAGIEDLAHKVVQLAESGASQFSPLYPDEMKLFDKIDTVVKRIYRGSEAIADKSVRDQLHQWEQQGYGHLPVCMAKTQYSFSTDPNLRGAPTGHVVPVREVRLSAGAGFVVAICGEIMTMPGLPKTPSSEKIYLNEMGYIEGLF; this is translated from the coding sequence ATGGCCGAATACAAGAGCGACATCGAGATCGCGCGCGCCGCGAAGAAGCTGCCGATCATGAAGATCGGCGCCAAGCTCGGCATCCCGGAGGAGCACCTGCTGCCCTACGGCCACGACAAGGCGAAGATCTCGGCCGAGTTCATCGCCTCGAAGAAGGGCGGCAAGGACGGCAAGCTGATCCTCGTCACCGCGATCAACCCCACGCCGGCGGGCGAGGGCAAGACCACGACGACGGTCGGCCTGGGCGACGGGCTGAACCGCATCGGCAAGAAGGCGATCACGTGCATCCGCGAGGCCTCGCTCGGCCCGAATTTCGGCGTCAAGGGCGGCGCGGCCGGCGGCGGCTACGCGCAGGTCGTGCCGATGGAGGACATGAACCTCCACTTCACCGGCGACTTCCACGCCATCACCACCGCGCACAACCTGCTTTCGGCGCTGATCGACAACCACATCTACTGGGGCAACGAGCTCGGCATCGACACCCGCCGCGTCGCCTGGCGCCGCGTCATGGACATGAACGACCGGGCGCTGCGCGAGATCATCTGCTCGCTGGGCGGCGTCGCCAACGGCTATCCGCGCGAGGCGGGCTTCGACATCACCGTCGCCTCGGAAGTGATGGCGATCCTGTGCCTCGCCACCGACCTGAAAGACCTGCAGAAGCGCATCGGCGACATCATCGTCGCCTACCGCCGCGACAAGAGTCCGGTCTATGCCCGCGACCTGAAGGCCGACGGCGCGATGACCGTTCTGCTCAAGGACGCCATGCAGCCGAACCTGGTGCAGACGCTGGAGAACAATCCGGCCTTCGTGCATGGCGGTCCCTTTGCCAACATCGCGCATGGCTGCAATTCCGTGGTTGCCACGACGACGGCGCTGAAGCTCGCCGACTATGTCGTCACCGAGGCCGGCTTCGGCGCGGATCTGGGCGCGGAGAAGTTCTTCGACATCAAGTGCCGCAAGGCGGGGCTGAAGCCGGCCGCAGCCGTCATCGTGGCCACGGTGCGGGCGATGAAGATGAACGGCGGCGTCAAGAAGGAAGACCTCGGCAAGGAGAATGTCGAGGCCGTGAAGAAGGGCTGCGCCAACCTTGGCCGCCACATCGAGAACGTGAAGCAGTTCGGCGTGCCGGTTGTGGTCGCCATGAACCATTTCGTCTCGGACACCGACGCCGAGATCCAGGCGATGAAGGACTATGTCGCGAGCCAGGGGTCCGAGGCGATCCTGTGCAAGCACTGGGCGCACGGCTCTGCCGGCATCGAGGATCTGGCGCACAAGGTGGTGCAACTGGCCGAGAGCGGCGCGTCGCAGTTCTCGCCGCTCTATCCCGACGAGATGAAGCTGTTCGACAAGATCGACACGGTGGTGAAGCGGATCTACCGCGGCTCGGAGGCGATTGCCGACAAGTCGGTGCGCGACCAGCTGCACCAGTGGGAACAGCAAGGCTACGGCCACCTGCCGGTCTGCATGGCCAAGACGCAATATTCGTTCTCGACCGACCCCAACCTGCGCGGCGCGCCGACCGGCCATGTCGTGCCGGTGCGCGAGGTCCGGCTGTCGGCCGGCGCCGGCTTCGTCGTGGCGATCTGCGGCGAGATCATGACCATGCCCGGCCTGCCCAAGACCCCGTCGTCGGAGAAGATCTACCTCAACGAGATGGGGTATATCGAGGGGCTGTTCTAA
- a CDS encoding DUF1428 domain-containing protein: MSYVDGFVLAIPKDRLDDYRKMAELGCTVWMEHGALSYLESVADDVPYGELTSFPRAVMAKEDETVVFAWITYRDRAHRDEVNKKVMEDPRMNFDPADAPFDMKRMIFGGFSAMVER, encoded by the coding sequence ATGAGCTATGTCGACGGTTTCGTTCTCGCCATCCCCAAGGACAGGCTGGATGACTATCGCAAAATGGCCGAACTCGGCTGCACCGTGTGGATGGAGCACGGCGCGCTGTCCTATCTGGAATCGGTCGCGGACGATGTGCCTTACGGCGAACTCACCTCGTTTCCCCGCGCCGTGATGGCGAAGGAGGACGAGACGGTGGTCTTCGCCTGGATCACCTATCGCGACCGCGCCCATCGCGACGAGGTCAACAAGAAGGTGATGGAAGACCCGCGCATGAACTTCGACCCGGCCGATGCTCCCTTCGACATGAAGCGGATGA